A genomic region of Persephonella marina EX-H1 contains the following coding sequences:
- a CDS encoding V4R domain-containing protein translates to MENVLEQISKVKRDKLGTDIPIVIFRALRHFTSIYASDLLGEKGANILFVNAGRTLGKELGKVLYDQDINRYLSNVSDFVKKEKIGIINVAEFSDEKLVIQLDECITCAGMDNIGKRICFFEVGLVLGIVEYYLGKKLSAFESRCNANGEGVCEVTVILK, encoded by the coding sequence ATGGAGAACGTACTGGAGCAAATATCCAAGGTTAAAAGGGACAAACTTGGAACAGATATTCCTATAGTAATATTCAGAGCACTCAGACATTTTACAAGTATATATGCATCTGATCTTTTAGGAGAAAAAGGGGCAAATATACTTTTTGTTAATGCAGGTAGAACACTTGGTAAAGAACTTGGGAAGGTTCTGTACGATCAGGATATAAACAGATATCTCTCAAATGTATCAGATTTTGTTAAGAAAGAGAAGATAGGGATTATAAATGTTGCTGAGTTTTCTGATGAGAAACTTGTTATACAGCTTGATGAGTGTATAACCTGTGCAGGTATGGATAATATAGGTAAAAGGATATGTTTTTTTGAGGTTGGTCTTGTATTGGGTATAGTTGAGTACTATCTTGGTAAGAAACTCTCAGCATTTGAAAGCAGATGTAACGCCAATGGGGAAGGGGTCTGTGAAGTAACTGTTATTCTTAAGTGA